CCAGCCGCTGGGCCTCAGCGCAGCGCCCCTTCCTGCGGGGCCTGTCCGGGAGGGTGGGCCCCGCCCCCGCTGCGGGCCTGGAGGGCGGAGCCTGACCGCCGGCTGCCCCCTCCAGCTCGTGGTCCCCGAGTATTCCATCCACGGCCTCTTCTGCCTGATGTTCCTGTGCGCCGCGGAGTGGGTGACGCTGGGCCTCAACatccctcttctcttctaccACCTATGGAGGTGACCAGGCCGCGGGCGCGGGCTGGGGGGGCGGGTAGGGAGCTGCCCACGCCGGAGAGGCTTCGAACGAGGCCCCGCCAGCACTGGGGCTCCTGTGGCCTAGCCCGGCTCCTTTGGCCCCTGCCCTTCCCCAGGTACTTCCACCGCCCGGCAGACGGCTCCGAAGTCATGTACGACGCCGTCTCCATCATGAACGCGGACATCCTCAACTACTGTCAGAAGGAGTCCTGGTGCAAACTCGCCTTCTACCTGCTCTCCTTCTTCTATTACCTGTACAGGTGAGCCCCGCCCCCGGGCCTGGGCGGGAGGG
This DNA window, taken from Gracilinanus agilis isolate LMUSP501 unplaced genomic scaffold, AgileGrace unplaced_scaffold54183, whole genome shotgun sequence, encodes the following:
- the LOC123255931 gene encoding protein cornichon homolog 2 → IIAFDELRTDFKNPIDQGNPARARERLKNIERICCLLRKLVVPEYSIHGLFCLMFLCAAEWVTLGLNIPLLFYHLWRYFHRPADGSEVMYDAVSIMNADILNYCQKESWCKLAFYLLSFFYYLYSMVYTLVSF